ACTATCGCCACGACCGGGGTGTGAAAGGTCATAGTTAAAACCGGGCATCAACAATTGAAACTTAATATCCATATTACCGTGTTCCGGCTCTACACTGATAAAGGTCAGTGCTCCCTTAAAATTGCCTTTATATTCGTTGATTGGCATATCCTTTTGAGGGACCGGTACGGAAAAACGTGTCCCTGCGACCACATATTCCGTGTTTTCGGTTATGAAAGAAGAACTGTGATTACCAGCACTGTTAGGTACTTCGATGATTTCCTCTGTTTCAAAAGTACTTAGGTTGATTCTTGCAACACGTGGCGTGTTATTACCATTGATAAAAATCCATCTTCCATCCAATTCTCCATTAGTTTGCGAAATATCTGGGTGGTGCGCATCATCCCAAGGAACAAATCCAAAAGATGTATTCAACATGGGCTTAGTTTCTTCTGAATACCCATAACCAGATGTAGGAAATTGTGAAAAAACCGGGATTTCCTTGAACATTCTGCCAGACGGCAGACCATACACGGTCAAGTTACCGCTATATCCTCCTGAAAGGAAAGCATAAAACTCATCTTGTTGTCCGGGGGCTACGTATACTTTTTCTGCTGCGCTCGACCCCAAAGCTCCATTGGATGAAGATTTGTTGCTACCATTGCCGCAACTTGAAATAATCATGGCGACCCCGATCAAGGCCATCATATAATAGTGATACTTTTTCATTCTTGTTATGTATTTAGTTTGTTTAAATTCTATTCCTCGGAAGGTGGTAGTATGACTTTGTCCACAACATGTACGATTCCATTGCCAGCAGGTACGCTTGCCAATATTTTTGCACCGCCAACATATACATCATCATCTTTCACCTCAACCGCAGTGTTTTGATCGTTGGCTTGCCCCAATTTTTTAAACTTTTTCAGAAACTCCTTATCATACTTGCCAGGGGTAACATGATGCTTCAAGATATTGGCTAAAGCATCCTTATTTTCTGGCTTTAGCAGGTTTTCCACAGTTCCTTCGGGTAGCGCATCAAAAGCTTCGTTCGTAGGTGCAAATACCATCAATGGCCCTGCATTGACCAAAGCATTTTCCAAATCTGCAGCTTGTACCGCCGCAACCAAGGTTGTATGATCAGGTGAGTTTATGGCTATGCTCAATACCGTAGGGGTAGATTCATCATTTTGGATAAAGGCTTGTCCTTGCTCTTTGGATACTTCCACACCAGTAGTTGATACCGGTTCGGTTTTAGTTTTAGTATTGCACGCCGTTACCATAAATAAAATCAGTAATGGTACAAATAGTTTCATGGTTGATTCTTTTGTTTTCATATACATTAGAGTTTAGAGGGTTCTGAAAAATTCCAGCAATGAACGTGTCTGTTCAACCGTAAGGTTTTGATTCGACATCGCAGCACCATTAAATTCTACCAAAAGGTCTTTTGCACAGCGATCTTCTTCGGTCATCAGCTTTGGGTCAAGAATCATGTTCATAACCCATTCTGGGCTTCTTCTATCAAGAATCCCTTCCATTTTTGGCCCTATGAAACGTTTGTCGGTTTTATGGCAAGCGGTACAATTGGTTTTGAACAGTTCGGCCCCTTTCGTTACCATATCATCATCAATCTCTGAATCTAGGGTAATTTCCTTTATTTGGCCTACTCCTTTATTATCCAATGTAATTCGTTGGGAAGCAGGCACTTTATCGGTTTTAGGAGCTGCTTCTTCCACTTTCTCGGTAGATTTGGTTCGGTCCACACTAAACCCATCTTTCTTTTTCGCTTCTTTACCTCCACAACTAAAAAGGAAAAAGGCACATAAAACTGAATAAAATGCAATATTTACTTTCATAGAAGGCTATTT
The nucleotide sequence above comes from Flagellimonas sp. HMM57. Encoded proteins:
- a CDS encoding fasciclin domain-containing protein, whose product is MKTKESTMKLFVPLLILFMVTACNTKTKTEPVSTTGVEVSKEQGQAFIQNDESTPTVLSIAINSPDHTTLVAAVQAADLENALVNAGPLMVFAPTNEAFDALPEGTVENLLKPENKDALANILKHHVTPGKYDKEFLKKFKKLGQANDQNTAVEVKDDDVYVGGAKILASVPAGNGIVHVVDKVILPPSEE
- a CDS encoding cytochrome c, whose product is MKVNIAFYSVLCAFFLFSCGGKEAKKKDGFSVDRTKSTEKVEEAAPKTDKVPASQRITLDNKGVGQIKEITLDSEIDDDMVTKGAELFKTNCTACHKTDKRFIGPKMEGILDRRSPEWVMNMILDPKLMTEEDRCAKDLLVEFNGAAMSNQNLTVEQTRSLLEFFRTL